In one Niallia taxi genomic region, the following are encoded:
- a CDS encoding YlqD family protein, translating to MQILHTVTVKQILTEKTKQASEKKISQELLQLEKESEQFKFEEKKLLKGNHSANAVKQHISKELAQREEKKKTLEFQLAQLHILPLGSELKSQELTGIVDINIGDVWDEQLLHKTILLKDGKVVDIR from the coding sequence ATGCAGATTCTCCACACTGTCACAGTCAAACAAATATTGACCGAAAAAACGAAACAAGCATCAGAGAAGAAAATCTCGCAAGAACTGCTTCAGCTTGAAAAAGAATCCGAACAATTCAAATTTGAGGAGAAAAAACTGCTCAAAGGCAATCATTCCGCAAATGCTGTTAAGCAGCATATAAGCAAGGAACTTGCTCAAAGAGAGGAAAAAAAGAAAACACTAGAGTTTCAATTAGCACAATTACATATACTACCATTGGGCAGTGAACTAAAAAGTCAAGAGCTTACTGGGATTGTTGATATAAATATAGGAGATGTTTGGGATGAGCAATTGCTCCACAAAACAATTCTTCTAAAAGACGGAAAAGTCGTAGATATACGGTAG
- a CDS encoding KH domain-containing protein has protein sequence MQELIETIVKPLVDFPDDVAIQVTEDDDRITYLLSVNKNDMGKVIGKQGRVAKAIRTIVYAAGSQQHKKLVLEIGE, from the coding sequence ATGCAGGAATTAATTGAAACGATTGTTAAGCCCCTTGTAGATTTTCCGGATGATGTTGCGATACAAGTTACTGAAGACGATGATCGAATCACTTACTTGCTTTCTGTCAACAAGAATGACATGGGAAAGGTAATTGGGAAGCAAGGGCGGGTTGCGAAAGCAATTCGGACGATTGTTTATGCTGCTGGGTCACAGCAGCACAAAAAGCTGGTCTTAGAGATTGGCGAATAA